A window of the Lactuca sativa cultivar Salinas chromosome 7, Lsat_Salinas_v11, whole genome shotgun sequence genome harbors these coding sequences:
- the LOC111895635 gene encoding transcription factor bHLH63 isoform X1, giving the protein MNRVSPDMLLGHNTTVTGGTDVSVFERQQARMKWQQLQQHQHSFYNENDHQVPNPFLGLIGNIKPDPGLENGWPDFSDGCDELFSPLMADQRIMQLQKNSSSVLLSPKKRKTHENQKNFQVVSEVNGIKEKKLKGCSEENSSETSSKEKSKPTEAQKQDYIHVRARRGQATDSHSLAERVRREKISERMKYLQDLVPGCNKITGKAGMLDEIINYVQSLQKQVEFLSMKLSTVHPRLDLDVDNLIMKEMFEVSTAGYTSEMANSPYFQLNSLLEMGINPIDMVLRRSISGGAPVSIPETFVVSSCFNQIHPNVAWDSDLQNLYRMEFQQGSSTIPYQSQKITGLYEGSNMKMEM; this is encoded by the exons ATGAACAGGGTTTCTCCGGACATGCTACTCGGTCACAACACCACCGTGACTGGCGGCACCGACGTAAGTGTGTTCGAGAGACAACAAGCAAGAATGAAGTGGCAACAACTGCAACAGCATCAACATAGTTTTTACAATGAGAATGATCATCAGGTTCCGAATCCATTTCTGGGTTTGATTGGAAACATTAAACCAGACCCTGGTTTGGAAAACGGGTGGCCAGATTTCAGTGACGGGTGTGACGAGTTATTCTCACCATTAATGGCGGATCAAAGAATCATGCAGTTGCAGAAGAACTCAAGTTCAGTCTTGTTGTCacccaagaaaagaaaaacccaTGAGAATCAGAAG AACTTTCAGGTGGTTTCAGAAGTGAATGGCATCAAAGAGAAGAAGTTAAAAGGGTGTTCAGAAGAAAACTCTTCAGAAACTTCatcaaaagaaaaatcaaagcCTACAGAAGCTCAAAAACAAGATTATATTCATGTTCGAGCTCGTCGAGGGCAAGCTACTGATAGCCATAGTTTAGCCGAAAGA GTAAGAAGGGAGAAAATCAGTGAAAGAATGAAGTATTTGCAAGATTTAGTACCTGGATGCAACAAGATCACTGGAAAAGCTGGAATGCTTGATGAAATCATCAATTATGTTCAATCTCTTCAAAAACAAGTAGAA TTCTTGTCCATGAAGCTTTCTACAGTTCATCCAAGACTAGACTTAGACGTTGATAACTTAATCATGAAAGAG aTGTTTGAAGTTTCAACAGCTGGATATACCTCAGAGATGGCTAATTCCCCATATTTTCAATTGAACTCGTTGCTTGAAATGGGGATTAACCCAATTGACATGGTGTTAAGAAGAAGCATTAGTGGTGGTGCTCCAGTTTCGATCCCTGAAACATTCGTGGTTTCATCATGTTTTAAT CAAATCCATCCGAATGTGGCATGGGATAGTGATCTACAGAATCTATACAGAATGGAATTTCAACAAGGTTCATCAACAATACCATATCAATCACAAAAAATTACAG gtttatACGAAGGAAGCAATATGAAGATGGAGATGTAA
- the LOC111895635 gene encoding transcription factor bHLH63 isoform X2 translates to MNRVSPDMLLGHNTTVTGGTDVSVFERQQARMKWQQLQQHQHSFYNENDHQVPNPFLGLIGNIKPDPGLENGWPDFSDGCDELFSPLMADQRIMQLQKNSSSVLLSPKKRKTHENQKVVSEVNGIKEKKLKGCSEENSSETSSKEKSKPTEAQKQDYIHVRARRGQATDSHSLAERVRREKISERMKYLQDLVPGCNKITGKAGMLDEIINYVQSLQKQVEFLSMKLSTVHPRLDLDVDNLIMKEMFEVSTAGYTSEMANSPYFQLNSLLEMGINPIDMVLRRSISGGAPVSIPETFVVSSCFNQIHPNVAWDSDLQNLYRMEFQQGSSTIPYQSQKITGLYEGSNMKMEM, encoded by the exons ATGAACAGGGTTTCTCCGGACATGCTACTCGGTCACAACACCACCGTGACTGGCGGCACCGACGTAAGTGTGTTCGAGAGACAACAAGCAAGAATGAAGTGGCAACAACTGCAACAGCATCAACATAGTTTTTACAATGAGAATGATCATCAGGTTCCGAATCCATTTCTGGGTTTGATTGGAAACATTAAACCAGACCCTGGTTTGGAAAACGGGTGGCCAGATTTCAGTGACGGGTGTGACGAGTTATTCTCACCATTAATGGCGGATCAAAGAATCATGCAGTTGCAGAAGAACTCAAGTTCAGTCTTGTTGTCacccaagaaaagaaaaacccaTGAGAATCAGAAG GTGGTTTCAGAAGTGAATGGCATCAAAGAGAAGAAGTTAAAAGGGTGTTCAGAAGAAAACTCTTCAGAAACTTCatcaaaagaaaaatcaaagcCTACAGAAGCTCAAAAACAAGATTATATTCATGTTCGAGCTCGTCGAGGGCAAGCTACTGATAGCCATAGTTTAGCCGAAAGA GTAAGAAGGGAGAAAATCAGTGAAAGAATGAAGTATTTGCAAGATTTAGTACCTGGATGCAACAAGATCACTGGAAAAGCTGGAATGCTTGATGAAATCATCAATTATGTTCAATCTCTTCAAAAACAAGTAGAA TTCTTGTCCATGAAGCTTTCTACAGTTCATCCAAGACTAGACTTAGACGTTGATAACTTAATCATGAAAGAG aTGTTTGAAGTTTCAACAGCTGGATATACCTCAGAGATGGCTAATTCCCCATATTTTCAATTGAACTCGTTGCTTGAAATGGGGATTAACCCAATTGACATGGTGTTAAGAAGAAGCATTAGTGGTGGTGCTCCAGTTTCGATCCCTGAAACATTCGTGGTTTCATCATGTTTTAAT CAAATCCATCCGAATGTGGCATGGGATAGTGATCTACAGAATCTATACAGAATGGAATTTCAACAAGGTTCATCAACAATACCATATCAATCACAAAAAATTACAG gtttatACGAAGGAAGCAATATGAAGATGGAGATGTAA